A region of Maridesulfovibrio sp. DNA encodes the following proteins:
- a CDS encoding aromatic amino acid transport family protein: MQEKQASTLSMMFVVVGNMLGAGILALPVNLCAAGFYPSIAATLLMWVLMTYTALIYSEQKSLTTSENADLPTFFHDELGNAGKWVTIVANLIILYGVLVAYLCGISAIIMSLQTTLSKPVVMFLYFLMVTGMTSFGMKLMEKCTLYMVIAMWITFGALVFMVVPDVSAVNLEKFDWTYIPAGLPVLLMAFHFHNIIPSICRSLGHDRTKIRTAIIGGTTIGLVMNLAWLLVVLGAVPLSNPETHIDLITAFGKNDPATIPLEQLLQTPAFTYAALIFAVAAISTSFMANGTALMSFMRDLASSNFGIENRIVIWSLSFIPPLLVGLVYPDIFLIAINLVGGVGECIIFGILPGLIVWKYSPEGSIRKYSGMVLIVCFAAVLLIELGQEFGLLHISPDVEYWTHQTR; the protein is encoded by the coding sequence ATGCAGGAAAAACAAGCATCCACCCTGTCCATGATGTTCGTTGTTGTCGGGAACATGCTCGGTGCCGGCATTCTCGCCCTGCCTGTAAACCTCTGCGCAGCAGGATTTTATCCCTCCATCGCCGCCACACTGCTCATGTGGGTGCTCATGACCTACACCGCCCTGATTTACTCGGAGCAGAAAAGCCTGACCACCAGTGAAAATGCCGATTTACCGACATTCTTCCATGACGAACTGGGTAATGCCGGAAAATGGGTAACCATTGTCGCCAACCTGATCATTCTTTACGGCGTCCTCGTTGCATATCTCTGCGGCATTTCCGCCATCATCATGAGCCTGCAGACTACACTTTCCAAGCCGGTAGTCATGTTCCTATATTTTTTGATGGTGACCGGAATGACCTCTTTCGGCATGAAGTTGATGGAAAAATGCACCCTCTATATGGTAATTGCAATGTGGATTACTTTCGGGGCTCTGGTTTTCATGGTCGTTCCCGACGTAAGCGCAGTCAACCTCGAAAAATTTGACTGGACATATATTCCGGCTGGACTGCCGGTGCTGCTTATGGCCTTTCATTTCCATAACATCATTCCCAGCATATGTCGTTCGCTGGGCCATGACCGTACAAAAATCCGCACCGCCATAATCGGCGGCACCACCATCGGACTGGTCATGAATCTGGCATGGCTTCTGGTGGTTCTCGGCGCAGTGCCGCTTTCCAATCCTGAAACCCATATCGACCTGATTACCGCCTTCGGCAAAAACGACCCGGCAACAATTCCGCTGGAACAACTGCTCCAGACCCCCGCATTTACATATGCAGCTCTCATTTTCGCCGTTGCAGCCATCTCCACATCATTCATGGCTAACGGAACCGCGCTTATGAGTTTTATGCGCGATCTTGCATCAAGCAATTTCGGCATTGAGAATAGAATCGTTATCTGGAGCCTGTCGTTCATTCCCCCACTGCTGGTCGGACTGGTCTATCCCGATATTTTCCTTATTGCGATCAACCTCGTCGGCGGAGTGGGCGAATGCATTATCTTCGGCATCCTTCCCGGACTGATTGTCTGGAAATATTCCCCAGAGGGTTCCATACGAAAATATTCAGGCATGGTGCTCATTGTCTGTTTCGCCGCAGTACTGCTCATTGAACTGGGGCAGGAATTCGGCCTGCTGCATATCAGCCCGGATGTTGAATACTGGACCCATCAAACCAGATAG
- a CDS encoding metalloregulator ArsR/SmtB family transcription factor — translation MEILKFSKALSDEIRIRLLAMLRDNELNVGEVVQVLGMSQPRVSRHLKILHESGLLESRREGLWNFYRLARSGSGNRFAESISWLIENEPEVEEDRLRVAKVLAERNMETRKFFDEIAEDWERLQSDVFGDFNLDSELLTLVDRCNVGVDLGCGNGSLLESLLSKCKTVIGVDSSPKMLELAEKRLGNHPDVSLRIGELTHLPLRDWEADLTFISMVLHHLPRPDKAVAEAARTLSSGGKLVIADFLSHSNERMRSEFGDRRLGFTEEELSGWMKDAGLGSMDARRYPVNEGLTVLVCISEKK, via the coding sequence ATGGAAATTTTGAAATTCAGCAAGGCGTTGTCTGATGAAATCAGGATCAGGCTTTTGGCCATGTTGCGAGACAACGAACTCAATGTCGGTGAGGTTGTTCAGGTTCTGGGCATGTCCCAGCCGCGTGTTTCCCGTCATTTGAAAATCTTGCACGAGAGCGGTCTTCTTGAATCCAGAAGGGAAGGGCTCTGGAATTTCTATCGTCTGGCCCGTTCCGGCAGCGGAAACCGTTTTGCGGAGTCCATCAGTTGGCTCATTGAAAACGAGCCCGAGGTTGAGGAAGACCGTCTCCGGGTGGCCAAAGTGCTGGCTGAACGGAATATGGAGACGCGCAAATTTTTTGATGAAATCGCCGAGGATTGGGAACGCTTGCAGAGCGACGTTTTCGGAGATTTCAATCTGGACAGCGAATTGCTGACTCTTGTGGACCGCTGCAACGTGGGGGTTGATCTCGGTTGCGGAAACGGATCCCTGCTGGAGAGCCTGCTTTCCAAGTGTAAAACTGTCATTGGTGTAGACAGTTCTCCCAAAATGCTGGAACTGGCCGAAAAACGTCTGGGCAACCATCCTGACGTGAGCCTGCGTATCGGTGAACTGACTCACCTGCCCCTGCGCGACTGGGAGGCGGACCTGACCTTTATTTCTATGGTCCTGCATCACCTGCCGCGTCCTGATAAGGCTGTTGCGGAAGCGGCGCGAACCTTGTCCAGCGGCGGAAAACTGGTTATCGCTGACTTCCTCTCCCACTCCAATGAGCGGATGCGCAGTGAATTCGGCGACCGCAGGTTAGGTTTTACAGAAGAAGAACTCAGCGGCTGGATGAAAGATGCCGGACTCGGCTCTATGGATGCCCGCCGTTATCCCGTAAATGAAGGACTTACCGTCCTTGTATGCATATCCGAAAAAAAATAA
- the aspA gene encoding aspartate ammonia-lyase — MKFRNEHDCIGPKEVPEDALYGAQTMRASENFRITGIPISHYPHIIYSLAQIKKAAALTNNELGKLDDEKTKAIVFACEELLADKYHDQFVVDIIQGGAGTSTNMNANEVIANIGLEHLGFKRGEYDNLHPNIHVNMAQSTNDVYPTCLRLSLLAKMDQLIESMEYLQESFAAKGKEFSHILKMGRTQLQDAVPMTLGQEFTSYGVMVGEDIERVREAKALICEINMGGTAIGTGLNAPPKYAQIVTEKLKEISGFDLELAPDLVEATQDTGAYVQLSGVLKRVAVKISKICNDLRLLSSGPRCGLNEINLPRMAPGSSIMPGKVNPIIPEVVNQIAFTVIGSDVTVSMAAEAGQLELNVMEPVISASLLNSLTIMRRGFRTLADRCISGITANEDVCRGYVENSIGLVTALNPYIGYEKSTEVANEALKSGRSVYDIVIEKGYMSKEDLDKALSPEAMVHTHPLSLIETNK, encoded by the coding sequence ATGAAATTCCGTAATGAGCACGATTGTATTGGCCCAAAGGAAGTTCCGGAAGACGCCCTCTACGGAGCCCAAACCATGCGGGCATCCGAAAATTTCCGCATCACCGGGATACCCATTTCCCATTACCCGCATATCATTTATTCACTGGCCCAGATCAAAAAAGCCGCAGCACTGACCAACAATGAGCTGGGTAAACTTGATGATGAAAAGACAAAAGCTATTGTCTTTGCCTGCGAAGAGCTGCTGGCCGACAAGTACCATGATCAATTTGTTGTAGACATCATTCAGGGCGGAGCCGGAACATCTACCAACATGAACGCCAACGAGGTCATCGCCAACATCGGGCTTGAACATTTAGGCTTCAAACGCGGTGAATACGACAATCTGCACCCCAACATCCACGTCAACATGGCCCAGTCCACCAATGACGTGTACCCCACCTGCCTAAGGCTGAGCCTGCTTGCCAAGATGGACCAGCTCATTGAATCCATGGAGTACCTGCAGGAAAGTTTTGCAGCAAAGGGCAAGGAATTTTCCCATATCCTGAAAATGGGCCGCACCCAGCTGCAGGATGCAGTGCCCATGACTCTTGGGCAGGAATTCACTTCCTACGGGGTCATGGTCGGGGAAGATATTGAACGGGTACGTGAAGCAAAGGCCCTGATATGTGAAATCAACATGGGCGGAACAGCCATCGGCACCGGATTAAACGCACCGCCCAAATATGCCCAGATTGTCACTGAGAAGCTTAAAGAAATCAGCGGATTCGATCTTGAGCTGGCCCCGGATCTTGTAGAAGCCACTCAGGATACCGGAGCCTATGTGCAACTCTCCGGCGTACTCAAACGCGTGGCCGTTAAAATTTCCAAAATATGCAATGACCTGCGTCTGCTCTCTTCAGGACCGAGGTGCGGGCTCAATGAAATCAACCTGCCGCGCATGGCTCCGGGTTCTTCAATCATGCCCGGCAAGGTCAACCCCATCATCCCGGAAGTGGTCAACCAGATTGCCTTCACGGTCATCGGCAGCGATGTAACCGTCAGCATGGCCGCCGAAGCAGGACAGCTGGAGCTTAACGTCATGGAACCGGTAATCTCCGCCAGCCTGCTAAATTCCCTGACAATTATGCGCCGGGGTTTTCGCACTCTGGCCGACCGCTGCATCTCCGGAATAACCGCCAATGAAGATGTCTGCCGCGGTTATGTGGAAAACAGCATCGGACTGGTTACCGCACTCAATCCTTACATCGGTTACGAAAAATCAACCGAAGTCGCAAACGAGGCCCTCAAGTCTGGACGCTCGGTGTATGACATTGTCATTGAGAAAGGCTACATGTCCAAAGAAGATCTGGATAAAGCACTTTCACCTGAGGCCATGGTCCACACCCATCCCCTGAGCCTAATTGAAACCAACAAGTAA
- a CDS encoding GGDEF domain-containing protein, protein MNLSDKTKFFFSRWIPLKLIIPLITILGVASYLCIRLDTMSIHDQERIFNEQQAMQARLVATALEDKLDSLIDKSATLAKYSLVDFITGKRSAESIKRLFKIKQNNLSSLFLLSFHTSPHKEPLTSEINSPKLMQAQYLAKAWAEKYFSAVSGMRTGFITPKPVINEKVRLAGLVMPVLSNDQFAGMLTVVIDLDKLTDKYIAPLQLGKFGSGYIVDGSGTVVFDQETQILGKNIFDLHKGYQELVKIDSRMLHELYGTGEYSFTVTRDKYVERKLVAWHTAKLGEMRLIVAISAPETDATSSMASARAIRAAMLVFILLLFFAIVFFYYHHRAQQILIHRNRELRNKDNLFEAIAGNAPGIIYKCDVSYPYEMHYISSKVSKVTGYDAADFMKGGKSMYYDLVHPDDRTGLINEISTALGSNRSFEYEYRIICSDGNERWVYEKGTQLPEEGGLVGFILDITDRKNEEKALRQAEEDYSALITAAPLGIFQSTPQGKFISVNSQMASYYGYDSPEKFIKDISNISKDCYVVSGERNRLLTILDKFGHTDNFESRHKRRDGTTFWASESIMAIKDQDGNIMRIDGFLMDISERKEHEETMRRLAMFDNLTGLPNRVLFDDRLRQALSHANRNRLKVAILYADLDNFKQVNDELGHMAGDSVLKEISGRFSDCLRTSDTLSRIGGDEFIFILQDVGTHNEIEVVAQRIIDSMRAPFYLGEKVYRIGVSIGISVFPDHSEDKDRLIRIADEAMYKAKSRGKNGFSF, encoded by the coding sequence TTGAATCTCTCAGACAAGACAAAATTCTTCTTCAGCAGATGGATTCCTCTCAAGCTGATTATTCCCCTGATCACAATTCTGGGAGTTGCCAGCTACCTCTGCATCAGGCTGGACACCATGTCCATCCACGATCAGGAGAGGATCTTCAATGAGCAACAAGCCATGCAGGCAAGACTTGTTGCTACCGCTCTGGAAGACAAGCTGGACAGTCTGATTGACAAATCTGCTACACTGGCAAAATATTCTCTGGTTGATTTCATTACCGGAAAACGTTCAGCTGAATCCATTAAACGTCTGTTCAAAATTAAACAAAATAATCTCTCCTCACTCTTTCTGCTGAGCTTTCATACCTCTCCCCACAAAGAGCCGCTGACTTCTGAAATCAATTCACCGAAACTGATGCAGGCCCAGTACTTAGCAAAGGCCTGGGCTGAAAAATATTTCTCCGCTGTTTCCGGCATGCGCACCGGTTTCATTACCCCAAAACCGGTTATTAATGAGAAAGTGCGTCTGGCCGGGCTGGTCATGCCGGTCTTGAGTAACGACCAATTTGCCGGAATGTTAACTGTTGTTATTGATCTGGACAAGCTCACCGATAAATACATAGCACCGCTGCAGCTTGGTAAATTCGGCTCCGGGTACATTGTTGACGGTTCCGGGACTGTTGTTTTCGACCAGGAAACACAGATACTGGGCAAAAACATCTTTGATCTTCACAAAGGCTATCAGGAGCTGGTCAAAATAGACTCCCGTATGTTGCACGAATTATACGGGACAGGGGAATACTCGTTTACTGTAACCCGCGACAAATATGTTGAACGCAAACTGGTTGCCTGGCACACAGCCAAACTTGGTGAAATGAGGCTTATTGTTGCTATTTCAGCTCCGGAAACAGATGCCACGAGTTCCATGGCATCAGCACGGGCGATACGTGCCGCAATGCTGGTCTTTATACTACTGCTTTTTTTCGCAATAGTTTTCTTTTATTACCACCACAGAGCCCAGCAAATCCTTATTCACCGGAACAGAGAACTGCGAAACAAGGATAATTTGTTTGAAGCAATTGCCGGTAATGCACCGGGGATTATCTATAAATGCGACGTAAGCTACCCCTATGAAATGCATTATATCAGTTCCAAAGTTTCCAAGGTTACTGGATACGATGCAGCAGACTTCATGAAAGGCGGCAAAAGCATGTATTATGATCTCGTCCACCCGGATGACCGTACAGGACTGATAAATGAGATCAGCACGGCTCTGGGCAGCAACCGCTCTTTTGAATACGAATACCGTATAATCTGCAGTGACGGTAATGAACGCTGGGTTTATGAAAAAGGAACCCAACTTCCGGAAGAAGGAGGTCTGGTCGGATTCATACTTGATATTACGGACCGCAAAAACGAAGAGAAAGCTCTGCGTCAGGCGGAAGAAGACTACAGCGCACTGATAACCGCTGCACCGCTGGGAATCTTCCAAAGCACCCCGCAGGGGAAATTTATCAGTGTCAACAGCCAGATGGCTTCATATTACGGATACGATTCCCCTGAAAAATTCATTAAAGACATCTCGAACATTTCAAAAGACTGTTACGTTGTCTCAGGAGAAAGGAACCGGCTTTTAACCATCCTTGACAAATTCGGTCACACAGACAACTTCGAGTCCAGACACAAACGCAGGGACGGAACCACTTTCTGGGCCAGCGAATCCATCATGGCCATCAAGGATCAAGACGGCAATATTATGCGTATAGATGGATTTCTCATGGATATCTCCGAACGCAAGGAGCATGAGGAAACTATGCGCCGTCTGGCTATGTTCGACAACCTGACCGGATTACCGAACCGGGTTCTCTTTGACGACCGCCTCAGACAGGCTCTTTCACACGCAAACCGCAACCGTCTGAAAGTTGCAATACTCTACGCCGACCTTGATAATTTCAAACAGGTCAATGATGAATTGGGGCACATGGCCGGAGACTCCGTACTCAAAGAAATTTCCGGAAGATTCAGCGACTGCCTGCGTACCAGCGACACCCTCTCGCGCATCGGCGGCGATGAATTCATCTTTATCCTGCAGGACGTGGGAACACACAATGAAATCGAAGTGGTTGCCCAACGCATCATCGATTCCATGCGTGCGCCCTTTTATTTAGGTGAAAAAGTCTACAGAATAGGAGTCAGCATCGGCATCAGTGTCTTCCCGGACCACAGTGAGGATAAGGACCGACTGATCCGCATTGCCGATGAAGCCATGTACAAGGCCAAAAGCCGGGGCAAAAACGGATTCTCGTTTTAA
- the ahcY gene encoding adenosylhomocysteinase, with the protein MFKVDPKLDYKVADISLADWGNKEMQLSEREMPGLMAIREKYGKEKPLKGLKVMGSLHMTIQTAMLIETLHALGADIRWASCNIFSTQDHAAAAIAANGTAKVFAWKGETLEEYWWCTEQALTWPDGSGPDLIVDDGGDATLLIHHGVKAEKDASVADEKTDNKEFQCVLDRIKLSLAETPGKWTAIAGKVRGVSEETTTGVHRLYQMQEAGELLFPAINVNDSVTKSKFDNLYGCRESLADGIKRATDVMIAGKVVVVVGYGDVGKGCAQSMRGFGARVLVTEIDPICALQAAMEGFEVCTMDKAVERGDVFVTCTGNYHVIRGEHIARMKDEAIICNIGHFDNEIEMGYLENDAKAQKIEIKPQVDKWVMESGKSVIVLAEGRLVNLGCATGHPSFVMSNSFTNQALAQIDLAQNDYEPKVMILSKKLDEEVARLHLERLGVELDVLSEEQAAYISVDVEGPYKPAHYRY; encoded by the coding sequence ATGTTTAAAGTAGATCCGAAACTTGATTACAAAGTTGCTGACATTTCCCTCGCCGATTGGGGTAACAAGGAAATGCAGCTTTCCGAGCGTGAAATGCCCGGTCTTATGGCTATCCGTGAAAAATACGGTAAAGAAAAGCCCCTCAAGGGCCTGAAAGTCATGGGTTCCCTGCACATGACCATCCAGACCGCAATGCTCATTGAGACCCTGCACGCTCTGGGTGCTGACATCCGCTGGGCTTCCTGCAACATTTTTTCCACTCAGGATCACGCTGCAGCAGCTATCGCAGCCAACGGCACTGCAAAAGTATTCGCATGGAAGGGTGAAACCCTTGAAGAATACTGGTGGTGCACCGAGCAGGCCCTGACCTGGCCCGACGGTTCCGGCCCTGACCTCATCGTTGATGACGGCGGCGACGCAACCCTCCTCATCCATCACGGTGTAAAGGCTGAAAAGGATGCTTCCGTTGCTGACGAGAAGACTGACAACAAAGAATTTCAGTGCGTTCTGGACCGCATCAAACTTTCTCTCGCAGAAACTCCCGGCAAGTGGACCGCCATTGCAGGAAAAGTACGCGGTGTTTCTGAAGAAACAACCACCGGTGTTCACCGCCTCTACCAGATGCAGGAAGCAGGCGAACTGCTCTTCCCTGCAATCAACGTTAACGACTCTGTTACCAAGTCCAAGTTCGATAACCTTTACGGTTGCCGTGAATCACTTGCTGACGGTATCAAACGCGCTACTGACGTAATGATCGCCGGTAAGGTCGTTGTTGTTGTCGGTTACGGCGATGTTGGTAAGGGCTGCGCGCAGTCCATGCGCGGTTTCGGCGCCCGTGTTCTTGTTACTGAGATCGACCCCATCTGCGCACTTCAGGCTGCAATGGAAGGTTTCGAAGTCTGCACCATGGACAAGGCTGTTGAACGCGGTGATGTTTTTGTTACCTGTACCGGTAACTACCACGTTATCAGGGGCGAGCACATTGCACGCATGAAAGATGAAGCAATTATCTGCAACATCGGTCACTTCGATAACGAAATCGAAATGGGTTACCTCGAAAACGACGCCAAGGCACAGAAAATCGAAATCAAGCCTCAGGTTGATAAATGGGTTATGGAATCCGGTAAGTCCGTCATCGTTCTTGCTGAAGGCCGTCTCGTAAACCTCGGTTGTGCTACCGGACACCCCAGTTTTGTAATGTCCAACAGCTTCACCAACCAGGCTCTTGCTCAGATTGATCTCGCTCAGAACGATTACGAGCCCAAAGTAATGATCCTCTCCAAGAAACTCGACGAAGAAGTTGCAAGACTTCACCTCGAGCGTCTTGGTGTAGAGCTTGATGTTCTTTCCGAAGAACAGGCTGCTTACATCAGCGTTGATGTTGAAGGTCCTTACAAGCCTGCTCACTACCGCTACTAA
- a CDS encoding DEAD/DEAH box helicase, with protein sequence MSFKQFSFDRRILAGINACGYEKPTPIQEKAIPEVLKGRDVMGLAQTGTGKTAAFALPIMQRLLENKISGQGPIRVLVLAPTRELALQIHENFMELGVEAGIRSSAVFGGVGAMPQIQAARRSSIVVACPGRLLDLMNQDVIKLDMVDTLVLDEADRMLDMGFLPDIRRIMSKLPKRRQNLLFSATMPNDIRDLADKILYRPATVQVANTAPAKTVEHAFYPVSQHLKNGLLFKVLAETDYDSLLIFTRTKHKAKNLSRRLVARGHKATFLQGNMSQNQRQRSLDGFRDGTFKVMVATDIAARGIDCDRITHVINLDIPDTAETYTHRIGRTGRAGRSGSAFTFVTRDDLRLMREIEKAVGYPIEHRTLEDFDYDKPNTHPDTDKGYSRKPAAARKPEGGRKPGRGRKPAEAGSVDDARNAGEGRKQGGRRKPGSGPAKHSDERRDSRPVNKRKPGSSKNSDDEGVKRKTGRPSRKRRRPSRFSKV encoded by the coding sequence GTGAGTTTTAAACAATTTTCTTTTGACCGGCGTATTCTGGCCGGAATCAATGCTTGCGGCTATGAAAAGCCGACCCCCATTCAGGAAAAAGCCATCCCCGAAGTGCTCAAAGGGCGCGATGTAATGGGGTTGGCCCAGACCGGAACCGGTAAAACAGCAGCCTTTGCACTGCCCATAATGCAGCGGTTGCTGGAGAACAAAATTTCCGGTCAGGGACCGATCCGAGTGCTCGTACTCGCACCGACCCGCGAGCTTGCCTTGCAGATTCATGAGAATTTTATGGAGCTTGGCGTAGAGGCTGGAATTAGAAGTTCCGCTGTTTTCGGCGGAGTGGGTGCCATGCCCCAGATTCAGGCGGCACGGCGCTCTTCCATTGTTGTTGCCTGTCCCGGACGTTTGCTGGACTTGATGAATCAGGATGTAATCAAACTTGATATGGTGGACACCCTTGTGCTGGACGAGGCCGACCGCATGCTGGATATGGGCTTCCTGCCGGATATCCGCAGGATCATGTCCAAATTGCCCAAACGTCGCCAGAATTTACTTTTTTCTGCGACCATGCCCAATGATATCCGCGACCTTGCGGATAAAATTCTTTATCGCCCGGCAACGGTGCAGGTGGCGAATACTGCTCCGGCCAAGACTGTGGAGCATGCATTTTATCCGGTCAGTCAGCATTTGAAGAACGGCCTGTTGTTCAAGGTACTTGCTGAAACTGATTATGACAGCCTGCTCATTTTTACCAGAACCAAGCACAAGGCTAAGAATCTTTCCCGCAGATTGGTTGCTCGTGGGCATAAGGCAACATTTCTGCAGGGGAATATGAGCCAGAACCAGCGGCAGCGTTCCTTGGACGGATTTCGGGACGGGACATTCAAAGTTATGGTGGCAACCGATATTGCCGCGCGCGGTATTGATTGCGACCGCATAACCCATGTTATCAACCTCGATATTCCCGATACCGCCGAGACTTATACCCATCGCATAGGCAGGACCGGACGGGCAGGGCGCAGCGGCAGTGCTTTTACTTTCGTTACCCGCGATGATCTGCGTCTGATGCGCGAGATTGAAAAAGCTGTTGGCTATCCCATTGAGCACCGCACTCTGGAAGATTTTGATTACGATAAACCCAACACCCATCCTGATACAGATAAAGGGTACAGCCGCAAACCCGCCGCAGCTCGCAAACCTGAGGGGGGCCGTAAGCCGGGGAGAGGCCGCAAACCTGCTGAAGCCGGCAGTGTTGATGATGCCCGTAATGCAGGGGAAGGCCGCAAGCAAGGCGGTAGACGCAAACCGGGGAGCGGACCTGCAAAACATTCAGATGAAAGGCGTGATTCCCGCCCCGTCAATAAGCGTAAACCCGGCAGCTCCAAGAACAGTGATGATGAAGGTGTAAAACGCAAAACAGGTCGGCCTTCAAGAAAACGCCGCCGTCCATCACGTTTTTCTAAAGTATAA
- a CDS encoding DUF721 domain-containing protein translates to MAAKKKYNGPRKRVFHPRQRKVRHLGEAMGDYVSTMDGDYKLMIPRLWKAWPELMGELAEFAKPLGHRKRTLILASDDSVAAQELSYFAPEILERINSFFGEEVFDKVLFELLNGRVPLDGYELQRTEFRDAKIKKPGKLGGLKDKFDPESAVGRCYLKYVRLFEKS, encoded by the coding sequence ATGGCAGCAAAAAAAAAATATAACGGCCCGCGCAAACGTGTCTTCCACCCCCGGCAACGAAAAGTGCGTCATCTCGGAGAAGCTATGGGCGACTATGTCTCGACCATGGACGGAGATTACAAGTTAATGATCCCGAGGCTTTGGAAGGCATGGCCCGAACTCATGGGGGAGCTGGCAGAATTCGCCAAGCCCTTGGGCCACCGCAAACGGACCCTCATCCTCGCATCGGATGACTCTGTGGCTGCACAGGAGCTTTCATATTTTGCCCCGGAAATTCTGGAAAGAATAAATTCGTTTTTTGGTGAAGAAGTCTTTGACAAGGTACTGTTTGAGCTGTTAAACGGCAGGGTTCCATTGGACGGGTACGAATTACAACGTACCGAGTTCAGGGACGCCAAGATCAAGAAACCCGGCAAATTAGGCGGGTTGAAAGACAAATTTGATCCTGAATCGGCGGTCGGAAGATGTTATCTAAAATACGTCCGCCTTTTTGAAAAATCATAA
- a CDS encoding RNA-binding protein, producing MSKNIYVGNLPWSATEDEVRAAFEAYGEVVSVKLIEDRETGRPRGFGFVEMEDAGAMDAIDNLDGKDFGGRNLKVNEAKPRAPRPRW from the coding sequence ATGTCCAAGAACATCTATGTCGGTAACCTGCCCTGGTCTGCAACTGAAGACGAAGTCCGCGCTGCTTTCGAAGCTTACGGTGAAGTTGTATCTGTTAAACTCATCGAAGACAGAGAAACCGGTCGTCCCCGTGGTTTCGGTTTTGTTGAAATGGAAGACGCTGGCGCAATGGATGCTATCGACAATCTGGATGGTAAAGACTTCGGCGGCCGTAACCTTAAGGTTAACGAAGCGAAGCCCCGCGCACCTCGCCCCCGCTGGTAG
- a CDS encoding NADase-type glycan-binding domain-containing protein: MLRKLVFLICLLISPSMVMAQPFHVRTSSFVPMESETIFDGKYLTDGNATTGWIENSGGSGTGEWLHFFFPAQVIVDSVQIVNGGEGSKVGKVARIKDVSVSFSGGQRQEFTLVDSDQKQQPRIRKFPTNSLGLNINSVYKQKDVKHAGFAEVYIKYHRITPEEVAAVTASKKANVTGVASGEAVIVKPRKMSVEEKKVLYEKMSALEKKQAVLDEMKVFFDKFYTNFVTMNEEYPRMYTQDKFLLESSTFENFRAMLEKRKVLDKYKSAVVSTSGLRFSIRTLTPTQVELWVKGDYTVIYDMQSHQITENALFHLKKEYGEWKVNSKTEF, translated from the coding sequence ATGTTGCGCAAGCTTGTTTTTCTTATTTGTTTATTGATTTCCCCTTCCATGGTTATGGCTCAGCCTTTTCATGTGCGGACTTCTTCTTTTGTTCCCATGGAGTCCGAGACTATTTTTGATGGTAAATATCTCACCGACGGTAATGCCACTACCGGTTGGATAGAAAATAGTGGAGGCAGCGGAACAGGAGAGTGGCTGCACTTTTTTTTCCCGGCACAGGTTATCGTGGATTCAGTGCAGATTGTGAACGGCGGGGAGGGCAGCAAAGTGGGTAAGGTCGCCCGTATCAAGGATGTTTCAGTTTCATTTTCCGGCGGGCAGCGGCAGGAGTTTACCCTTGTGGATTCAGACCAGAAACAGCAGCCCAGAATTCGTAAGTTTCCTACCAACAGTCTCGGTTTGAATATTAATTCTGTTTATAAGCAGAAGGATGTGAAACATGCCGGATTTGCCGAGGTATATATCAAGTACCATCGTATAACCCCGGAAGAGGTGGCAGCTGTTACGGCTTCAAAAAAGGCAAATGTAACAGGAGTTGCCAGCGGGGAGGCGGTAATTGTCAAACCTCGTAAAATGAGCGTGGAAGAGAAAAAAGTACTTTATGAGAAGATGAGTGCGCTTGAGAAGAAGCAGGCCGTGCTCGATGAAATGAAGGTCTTTTTCGATAAATTTTATACCAATTTTGTCACCATGAATGAAGAGTATCCGCGCATGTATACTCAGGATAAATTTTTGTTAGAAAGTTCCACCTTTGAAAATTTCCGGGCAATGCTTGAGAAACGAAAGGTGCTCGATAAATACAAGAGTGCGGTGGTATCCACTTCCGGATTGCGTTTCAGTATTCGTACCTTGACTCCTACACAAGTGGAGCTTTGGGTTAAAGGTGATTATACCGTCATTTACGATATGCAGTCGCACCAGATTACGGAAAATGCCCTGTTTCATTTGAAAAAAGAATACGGGGAATGGAAAGTGAACAGTAAGACCGAGTTTTAA